In one Pasteuria penetrans genomic region, the following are encoded:
- a CDS encoding CPBP family intramembrane glutamic endopeptidase, whose product MSQWITIPFPVQILLEASLIVLVTGFNPVQHTRVLNHSFRREWFQRWGKNIFLAALYVAWVGYKVPGVVFAAIKKWSSPENFFHMPIVKQLPFYGLVILYLSLGAFFVWPALRSYVMPKVHLDPQLYTHRVAVWWMFSCLIDFISTKSLQPPMTITDFWDFMTHHQVILFSKLSYVLLAILAVGGGSTRNGRETLIRLGLHRQPTKKGILWVALFKGVCVGFMLTIAHFFLETGESGFFPLPPLGWSTLILLAIAPAIGEELFFRGAFQPRVGIWITSILFTMAHSHYGWYGLLGVFLNSLLYGWAASRYSIWLSIGLHALHNFVANTVVAMGLMGKIW is encoded by the coding sequence ATGTCGCAATGGATCACGATACCTTTTCCAGTACAAATTTTGCTCGAGGCATCACTTATTGTTTTAGTTACGGGATTCAACCCCGTTCAACATACAAGGGTACTGAACCATAGTTTTCGCCGGGAATGGTTCCAACGCTGGGGTAAGAACATTTTCTTAGCAGCCCTATATGTGGCTTGGGTCGGATATAAGGTACCCGGAGTTGTGTTTGCTGCCATCAAGAAGTGGTCGTCGCCTGAGAACTTTTTTCATATGCCTATAGTCAAGCAGTTGCCCTTTTATGGTCTTGTGATTCTCTATCTATCCTTGGGTGCGTTTTTCGTGTGGCCAGCGCTTCGATCCTATGTAATGCCCAAAGTACACCTGGATCCCCAACTATACACTCATCGTGTTGCGGTATGGTGGATGTTTTCTTGCCTCATTGATTTCATAAGTACCAAGTCTCTACAACCGCCCATGACCATCACTGATTTTTGGGATTTTATGACCCATCATCAGGTGATCCTATTTAGTAAACTTTCCTATGTGTTGCTTGCGATTCTCGCCGTAGGGGGTGGTAGTACCCGTAATGGGCGGGAAACACTAATTCGGCTAGGGCTTCATAGGCAACCCACAAAAAAAGGGATTTTATGGGTTGCTCTTTTCAAGGGTGTTTGTGTTGGGTTTATGCTGACCATAGCTCATTTCTTTCTCGAAACCGGTGAGTCTGGATTTTTCCCCCTTCCGCCCTTAGGTTGGTCGACCCTGATCCTACTAGCAATTGCACCAGCGATTGGGGAGGAGTTATTTTTTCGGGGTGCGTTCCAACCGCGTGTGGGTATTTGGATTACCAGTATTTTGTTTACTATGGCACATAGTCATTATGGATGGTATGGACTCCTCGGTGTTTTTTTGAACTCACTATTGTACGGTTGGGCTGCAAGCCGGTACTCGATCTGGTTGTCTATAGGATTGCATGCTTTACATAACTTCGTTGCTAATACTGTAGTTGCTATGGGTTTAATGGGAAAAATATGGTGA
- a CDS encoding metal ABC transporter permease: MEILSWIQQVVAPLWQESWGQRALLAGFLVGLAAPLIGVHLVVRRLSMFAEALSHLSLVGIAVGLVLEKQGMRNWIPPTFWGFLTSAAGAWSVERIRRNRQQAAYPELMIPLLLAAGVGLGAVLLYQGGNIASQASSYLFGGLIAVDRDDLLLITVATTCTVFFCTFFAKELFALSFDEENAILTGVRRGLVHGLLLVITALVVSSSIRVAGILLAPALMVVPVAASLVWGGGFRRVLVRSLFFSELSVFFGLMVASIWDWPSGGAIALTTVVLFLCMRMIHVGWQWIQQRLWTKV; encoded by the coding sequence TTGGAAATCCTATCATGGATTCAGCAGGTGGTCGCACCACTTTGGCAGGAGAGCTGGGGGCAAAGGGCTTTGTTGGCGGGTTTCCTGGTAGGTTTGGCAGCCCCGTTGATTGGTGTTCATCTTGTTGTGAGACGTTTATCTATGTTTGCAGAGGCCCTGTCCCATCTTTCCCTAGTGGGGATTGCTGTTGGATTGGTATTGGAGAAGCAGGGGATGAGGAACTGGATTCCCCCCACGTTCTGGGGATTTCTTACCTCTGCAGCCGGTGCTTGGAGCGTAGAACGCATCCGTCGAAATCGCCAACAAGCTGCTTATCCAGAACTCATGATTCCGCTTTTACTGGCAGCGGGGGTTGGCTTGGGTGCAGTGCTTCTATATCAGGGTGGGAATATAGCAAGCCAGGCTTCGAGTTACTTGTTCGGGGGCCTCATAGCGGTGGATCGGGATGATTTGTTGTTGATCACGGTGGCCACAACGTGTACGGTTTTCTTTTGTACTTTTTTTGCCAAGGAACTCTTTGCGCTCTCGTTTGATGAGGAAAATGCGATACTTACGGGTGTGCGACGTGGTTTGGTACATGGTTTGTTACTTGTCATCACGGCCCTGGTAGTCTCTTCTTCGATCAGGGTGGCTGGGATTCTCCTGGCGCCAGCCTTGATGGTCGTACCTGTGGCTGCTAGTCTCGTCTGGGGTGGGGGATTCCGCCGGGTTCTGGTACGCTCCCTATTTTTCTCCGAACTTTCTGTATTCTTTGGTCTTATGGTAGCTAGTATATGGGATTGGCCCTCTGGGGGGGCCATTGCGCTCACTACCGTGGTCCTATTTTTATGCATGCGAATGATTCATGTCGGATGGCAATGGATACAGCAAAGGTTATGGACGAAGGTATGA
- a CDS encoding metal ABC transporter ATP-binding protein: MEVDRPPRSNVPPQTGIPAIEVENVSFSYVRGREVLRDVNLALARGDFLALMGPNGSGKSTLLKLILGLYKPLRGSIDLFGQPTRKRKQGWRVGYVSQTALRFNPSFPATVREVVATGLCGKLGLFHSIPRWGWDCVDEALQQVGLGEEGKRMMSALSGGQQQRVLIARSLVADPELLILDEPTIGIDTKTTVQFYQLLHRLHQKKGVTLLLVTHDIGVISSTVQNVACLNRSLFFHGKREDFAENKDMLLSQTYGHAVRVVGHQHPGG; encoded by the coding sequence ATGGAAGTGGATCGGCCACCGCGTTCTAATGTTCCCCCGCAAACGGGTATACCGGCTATTGAGGTTGAGAATGTTTCCTTCTCCTATGTCCGTGGTCGTGAAGTATTAAGGGATGTGAATCTTGCACTGGCAAGGGGGGATTTTCTAGCCCTAATGGGCCCCAATGGTTCGGGGAAATCGACGCTATTGAAACTGATCCTTGGCCTGTATAAGCCGCTTCGTGGTTCGATTGATCTCTTTGGTCAACCAACAAGGAAGCGAAAACAGGGTTGGCGGGTTGGTTACGTGAGTCAGACCGCCTTACGATTCAATCCCTCCTTTCCCGCAACGGTGCGGGAGGTTGTTGCCACAGGTTTGTGTGGTAAGCTGGGATTGTTCCATTCCATACCCCGCTGGGGGTGGGATTGTGTCGATGAAGCTTTGCAACAGGTGGGATTGGGGGAGGAGGGCAAACGAATGATGAGTGCCCTATCTGGAGGACAGCAACAGCGTGTGTTGATCGCCCGATCCCTGGTAGCGGATCCCGAATTGTTGATCCTGGACGAACCCACAATAGGAATTGACACGAAAACCACCGTGCAGTTCTATCAGCTGTTGCATCGTCTTCATCAGAAAAAAGGGGTGACCCTATTGTTGGTCACCCACGATATCGGTGTGATCTCTTCGACGGTTCAGAATGTGGCTTGTCTCAATCGTTCGCTCTTCTTTCATGGCAAACGGGAGGATTTCGCTGAAAATAAGGATATGTTGCTCTCACAAACGTATGGACATGCCGTTCGTGTTGTGGGGCATCAGCACCCGGGGGGCTGA
- a CDS encoding IS256 family transposase encodes MIPIDLDIDRMEKRIEERIQHYEQKGLSLQESIPHVVEEIEEDSEWAPGPMGRAYTFIANYQFKKQILGGRGKHQRGPDFPKVDRNGYKKRKKRTSKGIVVYYDPQPRKGHFRSAVTKPYKKYTKSCIDILSSLRKAGMSIKKISELSNDILRSKISRSTVSRLLMGHLKEENRGFNEEPIRNPHEIRTVKVDAYYKPVRGFGKVAVYVIKASRKNTSGIKTDEVLSSLVNPPETAETWYEALQNVYDRGLRMGPDTLFIADGHKGIRKALSQVYPEAGFQGCQFHKMVNLYQAFRKDRPRKKGVKWEPIRSRIYQDIFHVLGKKEALHGLIRFSDDYQSKLPKLVEGLWASFDDVTTYLDYDLADAIQNRTTGSLERNHREARRYTNGVSCYPTLDSFQRVIDSVYKNFNLEQAKKLSGMDNHSVSAWVLGEFAIPAMYPLSSH; translated from the coding sequence ATGATTCCAATTGACTTGGATATAGACAGAATGGAAAAAAGGATAGAAGAACGTATACAACATTACGAACAGAAAGGATTATCGCTTCAGGAATCCATCCCCCATGTAGTGGAAGAGATCGAGGAAGATTCTGAATGGGCTCCTGGTCCCATGGGGAGGGCTTATACTTTTATAGCCAATTATCAGTTTAAAAAACAAATTTTAGGTGGCCGGGGGAAACACCAAAGGGGTCCCGATTTCCCAAAAGTAGACCGAAATGGTTATAAAAAACGTAAAAAACGCACCAGCAAAGGAATTGTGGTTTACTATGACCCCCAGCCAAGAAAAGGGCATTTCCGATCTGCGGTTACTAAACCCTACAAAAAATATACGAAGTCGTGTATAGATATTCTTTCCTCCTTACGTAAGGCCGGTATGTCCATAAAAAAAATATCCGAATTGTCGAATGATATTCTGCGATCAAAAATCTCACGCTCCACTGTGTCAAGATTACTTATGGGACATCTAAAGGAAGAGAATAGAGGATTCAATGAGGAACCCATAAGAAACCCGCATGAAATTAGGACCGTAAAGGTGGATGCTTACTACAAACCCGTTCGTGGATTCGGGAAAGTAGCTGTCTATGTCATAAAAGCGAGTAGGAAAAATACATCAGGGATAAAAACAGATGAGGTTTTATCAAGTTTGGTAAATCCCCCCGAAACAGCTGAAACTTGGTATGAAGCCCTCCAAAATGTTTACGACCGTGGTTTACGGATGGGTCCTGATACCCTTTTTATTGCTGATGGTCATAAGGGAATCAGAAAGGCGCTGAGCCAAGTATATCCCGAAGCAGGTTTTCAAGGGTGTCAATTCCACAAAATGGTGAATCTTTACCAGGCCTTCAGAAAGGATAGACCGAGAAAAAAAGGAGTGAAGTGGGAACCCATCCGAAGCCGGATTTATCAAGATATTTTTCATGTTCTTGGCAAAAAAGAGGCCCTTCATGGCTTGATACGTTTTAGTGATGACTATCAATCCAAGTTGCCCAAGCTCGTTGAAGGTCTATGGGCTTCCTTTGATGATGTGACAACGTATCTCGATTACGACCTAGCGGATGCTATTCAGAATCGTACAACGGGTTCCTTAGAGAGAAATCACAGAGAGGCCAGACGTTATACGAATGGAGTGAGCTGTTATCCTACCCTTGATTCATTCCAAAGGGTGATTGATTCCGTGTATAAAAATTTCAACTTAGAGCAGGCAAAGAAACTTAGTGGGATGGATAATCACTCTGTGTCCGCATGGGTGCTGGGAGAATTCGCTATCCCTGCCATGTATCCCCTATCTTCACACTAA
- the tadA gene encoding tRNA adenosine(34) deaminase TadA, translating into MDTAKVMDEGMSDSLHHHFMRLALQEADEAARQGEIPVGAVVVQNERNLLARGHNQREKAQDPLAHAEMIVIRQASQRLQSWRLLDTTLYVTLEPCPMCAGAILQARMGRLVYGTRDPKAGCAGTLYNLLVDTRFNHQTQVTGGILADSCAQRLRDFFATLRRRL; encoded by the coding sequence ATGGATACAGCAAAGGTTATGGACGAAGGTATGAGTGATTCCTTGCATCATCATTTCATGCGGTTGGCCCTGCAGGAGGCGGATGAGGCCGCGAGGCAAGGGGAGATCCCTGTAGGGGCTGTAGTAGTGCAGAATGAGCGCAACCTCCTAGCGCGAGGTCACAATCAGCGCGAGAAAGCCCAAGATCCCTTGGCCCATGCTGAAATGATAGTGATACGGCAAGCATCCCAACGATTGCAAAGTTGGCGTTTGTTGGATACCACGCTCTATGTAACCCTGGAGCCTTGCCCTATGTGTGCAGGGGCTATTTTGCAAGCTCGGATGGGGCGTCTGGTCTACGGTACGAGGGATCCTAAGGCGGGATGTGCGGGTACACTTTATAACCTGCTGGTGGATACCCGTTTCAACCATCAAACCCAGGTTACGGGGGGTATTTTGGCAGATTCTTGTGCACAACGCCTGCGTGATTTTTTTGCTACCTTACGACGAAGACTATAA
- a CDS encoding phosphotransferase, producing MQSAPCKAEFSHVQQVLQNYRCTPRYIQKSGNLYKIVADEGIYALKFTTIAKNRLLSIHSFLRRLRQDGYPHVLPTLSNSEGKSITPTPQGNWYLTPWKASISPEKNRPLSGAVLARSLAKMHRIASPLVKHYQDLAMYPDRAFLRGWNRQYQAWAADQSQSQPAGESPLRPLWDMYKTRVEQAFSFSTRGMEKFLSAERGMPPRKTLCHRRIHSSNIVQGETTFYWVDFDDCGLDSPVRDLALLLHRYSPDRSGGAVPQRLLAAYEEEWRLRSREKKLLAIYLAYPERIAKRYKRSRVISPSAAPQGTAGSSQQPLPTGDSKPVEVSYSMVGGASKGTLEKSLESIWKSELYYLDQLQSMVRSLWSSRSRLGRRG from the coding sequence GTGCAGAGTGCCCCATGTAAAGCAGAATTTTCCCATGTTCAACAAGTGTTACAGAACTACCGATGTACACCTCGATACATACAGAAGAGTGGGAATTTATATAAAATAGTTGCTGATGAGGGAATCTACGCTCTGAAGTTTACCACCATAGCAAAGAATCGACTCCTGTCGATCCATAGTTTTCTGCGGAGGCTTCGGCAGGATGGTTATCCGCATGTATTACCTACGTTGTCTAATTCCGAAGGTAAATCCATTACCCCCACGCCCCAGGGGAATTGGTATCTGACCCCCTGGAAGGCATCCATCTCACCCGAAAAAAATCGTCCCTTGTCCGGTGCTGTTCTTGCGCGTTCCCTGGCGAAAATGCACCGCATAGCCTCCCCCCTTGTAAAACACTACCAAGACCTTGCTATGTACCCGGATAGGGCTTTCCTCCGGGGTTGGAATAGGCAGTACCAGGCCTGGGCTGCCGATCAGTCCCAATCGCAACCTGCGGGTGAATCCCCCCTCCGTCCCCTTTGGGATATGTACAAAACACGAGTGGAGCAGGCTTTCTCTTTCTCCACTCGTGGTATGGAGAAGTTTTTGTCTGCGGAGAGGGGTATGCCCCCACGTAAAACACTTTGTCATCGCCGCATCCATTCCAGTAATATTGTGCAGGGAGAGACCACCTTCTATTGGGTTGATTTTGATGATTGTGGTCTCGATAGCCCTGTTCGGGATCTCGCCCTTCTTCTCCACCGCTATTCACCGGATCGATCAGGGGGGGCTGTTCCCCAACGCCTTCTGGCTGCTTATGAGGAGGAGTGGCGTTTGCGCTCCAGGGAGAAAAAATTGTTGGCTATCTATCTCGCCTATCCGGAGAGGATTGCGAAACGGTACAAACGTTCTCGGGTGATTTCCCCTAGTGCTGCCCCGCAGGGCACTGCTGGGAGTTCCCAACAACCCCTTCCGACGGGAGATTCAAAACCTGTGGAGGTGAGTTATTCTATGGTGGGAGGGGCGTCCAAGGGGACGTTGGAAAAATCCCTAGAATCGATTTGGAAATCGGAATTGTATTATCTTGATCAGTTGCAATCTATGGTGCGGTCCCTTTGGTCTTCCCGTTCTCGCCTGGGTAGGAGGGGATAG
- a CDS encoding LysM peptidoglycan-binding domain-containing protein — MQNSFHQLRFDISERVQLPARQPGIRTLVELDLYPDVSIHDEGNNLRIEGSLRLHGTYEAEGSSQDPWGEEELESSSQELSHTVPVEITLPPNRANVQLMTAEIEHFDYQLISPTELQIEAILLVDGFVPDGSHPQTAGEPVGLQGPSLSIPSSSCTLSENTGDPSPTRSVTVMGCVNSDLEPSSAEEGESNGSLGSSGPGGSEFPAHEGEGTLSSGPTTTLEKRGDEREEGMTEETEDSSVTHPTSWLHWLLKEHEESFTPMRMVIVQRSDTLDQLANRYSVSVSQLLDCNRLDTRELSEGQVLYVPTGTS, encoded by the coding sequence ATGCAAAATTCTTTTCATCAGTTGCGTTTTGATATTTCTGAGAGGGTGCAACTCCCGGCACGGCAACCGGGGATTCGTACGTTGGTAGAGCTTGATCTTTATCCGGATGTTTCGATTCATGATGAGGGTAACAACCTAAGAATTGAGGGGTCCCTCCGTCTGCATGGGACCTATGAGGCGGAGGGATCTAGTCAAGACCCTTGGGGCGAGGAGGAATTGGAATCTTCGTCGCAGGAGCTATCGCATACGGTTCCGGTGGAGATTACTCTGCCTCCCAACCGTGCTAATGTGCAACTTATGACAGCAGAGATTGAGCATTTTGACTATCAGTTGATATCTCCCACAGAGTTGCAGATCGAAGCTATTCTGCTAGTGGATGGATTCGTACCGGATGGGAGTCATCCACAAACGGCGGGGGAACCTGTGGGACTGCAGGGGCCCTCCTTGTCCATTCCCTCCAGCAGTTGTACTCTTTCCGAAAATACGGGGGATCCATCTCCCACCCGTAGCGTTACAGTCATGGGATGCGTGAATTCCGATTTGGAACCCTCGTCGGCGGAAGAGGGGGAATCCAATGGTTCCCTGGGGTCGTCTGGACCAGGGGGATCTGAATTCCCAGCCCATGAAGGGGAGGGTACATTATCTTCTGGTCCTACCACTACGTTGGAGAAACGGGGCGATGAAAGAGAGGAGGGTATGACAGAAGAAACCGAGGATTCATCGGTCACCCACCCTACCTCTTGGTTGCATTGGTTGCTGAAGGAACATGAGGAGAGCTTTACCCCCATGCGGATGGTCATTGTGCAACGGTCGGATACCCTGGATCAGCTAGCGAATCGTTATTCCGTATCGGTAAGCCAATTGTTGGATTGTAATCGTCTGGATACAAGGGAACTGAGTGAGGGGCAGGTGCTTTATGTTCCTACGGGGACATCGTGA